Genomic window (Blastocatellia bacterium):
ATTAAATAAATATTTTCCAGGCTCAGACCGAGAAGAAATTCAAAACGCTGCTTGGTGGGGTGGCGAACCTATTTGGATTACGGCTCAACTTCAAGGCCAAATTAGCGCAACTCTTTTTTGGCCCGGTTCAGAAACTACAAACGGACGTAATGCCAATCATTGGCTTCCTTATGATAAAAGCATGTCTTACCGTGATAGAGTTAATCATCTTTTAACTTGGCTAGACCTTCCACTAGAAAAACGTCCTACATTGATTACTTTATATCTAGAAGAAATAGACGAAATTGGTCATGACAATGGCCCAGATTCGCCAAAAATCAAAGAGGGTCTTTCTTTAATAGAAAATACTTTGCAAGATTTAATCGCAGGACTAAAAGCTAGAGGTATTTTTGAGCAAGTAAACTTAGTAATTGTTTCTGATCATGGAATGGCACAACTTTCAGAGGATAGAGCAATTTATCTGGACGATTACTTAGACTTATCAAAAATTAAAGTCGTCCAAGAGTCGCCATTAGCCTGGGTTTGGCCTAAAGAAGACGAGCTTAAAGAAGTTCATCAAAAATTATTAAAATCTCATCCAAACTTAAAAGTCTATCTTAAAGAAGAACTTCCTGAAAAATATCATTATCGTAATAATGATAGAATCCCTCCTCTTATTGCAATTGCTGATGAAGGTTACTTTATAACAACACATGGGATTATGAAATCTTTAGGGCGTACCTTTGCCAGTGGTGGAACACATGGCTATGATCCAGATTTGCCCTCAATGCAAGGAATTTTTATTCTTCACGGGCCCGCTTTTAAGAAAAACTTAGTCGCCCCTCCTTTTAGAAATATCAATGTTTATAATGTTATTAGCAATGTTTTAAGCTTAAAACCTGCTCCAAATGATGGTTGTACAGATTGCTTTCAACATCTGTTAAAGTAAAAATACGCAACTAAAAATATTTAATTGATGTTAATTAACAAATCCATCAAAAGAAACCGTTTTGTTTATTTACTTTTGACGCTGCTAGTAATTATCCTTGGGCTAGCTTCCCGTAAGTTTGCAAGTTTCCTACCTTCATTTGTTAATCTCTATGTAGGTGATAGTCTTTGGGCATTGACGATTTTTTGTTTTGTAGGCGTAATTTTTCCAAAAGCAAAAATTTGGCAAAACTTTTTAATCACGCTTATTTTCTGCTATTTTATTGAAATCACACAGCTTTATCATTCTCCTTGGATCGATGAATTAAGACGTAACCAACTAGCAAGTTTAATTCTTGGACGCGGTTTTTTATGGAGTGATTTAGTTTGTTATACTGTAGGAGTAACTTTTGGGTTAGCTTGCGAAATTGCTTACTTAAAATTTCTAAGCAAAAGAAAAAATTAAATCCTTTTTTTAGATCGTTGCAGGAAATCAAAGTAAGAAATATAATCAAAAAATAAAATAGATCATAAGAAGAAACACATATGAGCAAAATAAGAATAGAAAACAATGTGTTGGACAAAAAAAATCTGCCAACAATGTATGATTTACCTAGCGAAGAAGTAGGAGAAAGCGGATTGCCAGACATATTTCATATTTTTCAATCACAGCTTCTTAGAGAAACATTTCAACCCCTAACTATTCACCAAATGAGGTATTTGTAGCAACGGATTTAAATCTTTATTTTGATGTAAATCATCCAAGCTGGTATAAACGCCCTGATTGGTTTGCTAGCGTTGGTGTTCCTAACCTCTATGAAGATAAAGACTTACGCCTAAGTTATGTCGTTTGGCAAGAACAAGTTACACCGCTTGTTATAATTGAACTTCTTTCCCCTAGCACTGAAAATGAGGACTTAGGCAAAACTACTAGAGCTAAAAAAAGTAGCAGAAAAGGTAAAGAAGAAGAAATCCCGCCCAAATGGGAAGTTTACGAATCTATCCTAAAAGTACCCTATTATTTTACTTATGATCATCTAACAAAAAAAATACTAGCATTTCAGCTAAGTAGTGATGGATATATTTCTTTTTTACCTAACAGCCAAGGTTTTTACTATTTGCCTGATGTTGAGCTTTATTTAGGCTTATGGACTGGCTACTATGAAAAGGCTTCTACAATCTGGCTTCGTTGGTATGATCAACATTTTAATCTTATTCCTACTCCTTTAGAGCGAGCGCAAGCCGAAAAAGAAGCTTTAGCTGAAAAGCTTGTTAGTGCTAATAAGGAAAAAGAAGCTTTGTTGGCAAAATTAAAAGCTTTAGGCATTGATCCTAGTAGTTTATGAATGTGGGATTATTCCTATTATTTTTAATACTTCTGAGACTAATTTTTCCTCATTTCCAAAAGCATTTAGCCAATTTACTCCGCTGGTGTGTCGCCACCAAGTAAGCTGGCGTTTAGCATAATGGCGAGTATCAAGTTTTGTTTGTTCAATACAACTTTCTAAGCTACGCTGGCCTTGAAGGTATTCAACTACTCGACGATAACCATGACCACCAAAAGCTTTTGCATTTGGTGGAACACCGCATTTTAATAGATTTTCTACTTCAGCAATTAATCCATCGTTAAACATTTTATCTACACGAGTATTAATTTTGTTATAAAGCTCTTCTCTAGGAGGGTTTAGGGCAAAAATACAAATTCGCTTAACAAATGGCAAAGCTTCAGGCATTTTTTGTTGCCATTCAGTTATGGAACGTTTGGTTTGAAAATAAACTTCTAAGGCTCGAATACTTCTTGACCAATCTTTAACGGCTATTTTAGCGGCTGCTACTTTGTCAAATCTCATTAACATTTTATATATGTGTTCTGGGCCTTTTTTGGTCAAAATAGCTTTTAGTCGTTCTCTAAGTTTTAGGTCTGTGGTTAATTGCTCGTCAAATAACGAACCTTGCAAAGCACGCAAGTAGAAACCTGTTCCACCAACTAGTAAAGCATAGTTATTTTGCTCTTCAATTTCTGCAATTTTTGTTGTAGCAGCACGTGCATATTTTCCAGCAGTAAAATTTTCTGTTGGGCCGACAATATCTATTAAATGATGTGGTATGCCCTGCATTTCTTCTTTAGTAACTTTAGCTGTAGCAACATATAAACCTTGATAAACTTGTACAGAATCAAGATTTATAACCTCCCCACCTAAACGTTTAGCTAAAGCTATTCCCAAAGCACTTTGCCAGAGGCAGTTGGCCCAACTATTGTAATAATTGGATTTCCTACTTCTTTTGGTATTAATTGACTCATAATAATAGTTAAA
Coding sequences:
- the miaA gene encoding tRNA (adenosine(37)-N6)-dimethylallyltransferase MiaA; the protein is MGIALAKRLGGEVINLDSVQVYQGLYVATAKVTKEEMQGIPHHLIDIVGPTENFTAGKYARAATTKIAEIEEQNNYALLVGGTGFYLRALQGSLFDEQLTTDLKLRERLKAILTKKGPEHIYKMLMRFDKVAAAKIAVKDWSRSIRALEVYFQTKRSITEWQQKMPEALPFVKRICIFALNPPREELYNKINTRVDKMFNDGLIAEVENLLKCGVPPNAKAFGGHGYRRVVEYLQGQRSLESCIEQTKLDTRHYAKRQLTWWRHTSGVNWLNAFGNEEKLVSEVLKIIGIIPHS
- a CDS encoding DUF2809 domain-containing protein encodes the protein MLINKSIKRNRFVYLLLTLLVIILGLASRKFASFLPSFVNLYVGDSLWALTIFCFVGVIFPKAKIWQNFLITLIFCYFIEITQLYHSPWIDELRRNQLASLILGRGFLWSDLVCYTVGVTFGLACEIAYLKFLSKRKN
- a CDS encoding alkaline phosphatase family protein; translated protein: MFFRFSQKILAKKFLILWLFFIFWSCKQADIKPAQGKIADLKPTVILISLDGFRADFLNKNTTPILYQLASDGVRSEALIPVFPTKTFPNHYTIVTGLYPEHHGIVSNRMYDPKLNKYFPGSDREEIQNAAWWGGEPIWITAQLQGQISATLFWPGSETTNGRNANHWLPYDKSMSYRDRVNHLLTWLDLPLEKRPTLITLYLEEIDEIGHDNGPDSPKIKEGLSLIENTLQDLIAGLKARGIFEQVNLVIVSDHGMAQLSEDRAIYLDDYLDLSKIKVVQESPLAWVWPKEDELKEVHQKLLKSHPNLKVYLKEELPEKYHYRNNDRIPPLIAIADEGYFITTHGIMKSLGRTFASGGTHGYDPDLPSMQGIFILHGPAFKKNLVAPPFRNINVYNVISNVLSLKPAPNDGCTDCFQHLLK